One part of the Ziziphus jujuba cultivar Dongzao chromosome 2, ASM3175591v1 genome encodes these proteins:
- the LOC132800543 gene encoding receptor-like protein EIX2, with translation MVSCIKVLPMMETITGLPLMLLIFCLSIIGEFLPNTDAEAINCLKSDREALIDFKNGLHDPENWLSSWKARNCCQWRGISCENTTGAVIAVDLHNPHLQDFDSSVRYELGSFSGEIRPSLTKLKSLRHLDLSFNTFDDHPIPEFFGSFKNLQYLNLSNAGFSGSVPPNLGNLSSLQYLDLESLSLLVDNLAWVKGLVSLKHLVMNEVDLSEVGSNWIKSLTKLPFLTELHLSDCSLSGTIPPLISVNLTSLAVLNLSYNNLNSKIPNCLVNVTSLVAFDITLNNFFGRVPLGFSNLPNLQSLILGSNYNLTASCCQLLRGRWEKIRVLDLGGNKLHGNLPASIGNMTFLTHLNLGSNNVEGEIPSSIGKLCNLMDFLMSGNNLNGTLPEFLEGIKNCLSKRPLASLLNLDLSQNHLVGKLPQWLSQLKTLVGLNLSRNELNGTLPESLGQLPDLSSLDVSSNHLMGIVTETHFSKLAKLYRLSLSSNSFTVNISSSWVPPFQLWYLDMHSCHLGPSFPAWLKSQKQVRTLDFSDANISGSIPNWFWEHSSSLSWLNVSYNLLEGRLPSPLNLASNAGVDFSSNLFKGSIPLSAGKIYFLDVSKNKFSGIIPDNISGSLVYLSISGNQINGEIPASIGNNPGLQVIDLSNNNLTGSIPSSFANCFYIIALDLSNNNLSGKIPAIKGYLSLLQTLHLNDNKFSGVIPSSFQNLASLETLDLGNNRLIGRIPPWIGKGFERLRILSLRANAFSGELPPVLSNLSSIQILDLARNQFHGSIPASFGDFEALKQEQIINHYLLYGMYGTTYYKENFVVTLKDQSQRFSKILSLLVGIDLSGNNLSGDLPREITKLSGLVFLNLSRNHISGHIPESISKLEQLSSLDLSSNKFSGAIPQTLESLSFLGFLNLSNNNFSGRIPYTDHMSTFDAPSFAGNTGLCGIPLDVKCPSDDDDDDDDDPEKGLTTPKANTSGDSFVDQWFCLSIGLGFAAGILVPYLVITMKRSWSVAYFDAVERVLDRILYLWLKYRTRQQRNRGSNQRR, from the coding sequence ATGGTTTCTTGCATAAAGGTTTTACCTATGATGGAAACAATTACAGGTCTCCCACTAATGCTACTGATTTTCTGCCTTTCAATTATAGGTGAATTTCTTCCCAACACTGATGCTGAGGCGATAAATTGCTTGAAGTCAGACCGAGAAGCTCTAATTGACTTCAAGAACGGTCTTCATGATCCTGAAAACTGGCTTTCTTCATGGAAGGCAAGAAACTGCTGTCAATGGCGGGGAATAAGCTGTGAGAACACTACTGGAGCTGTTATTGCAGTTGATCTTCATAATCCTCATCTGCAAGATTTTGATTCTTCTGTCAGGTATGAACTCGGGAGCTTCAGTGGGGAAATTAGACCTTCATTAACAAAACTGAAGTCCTTAAGGCATTTGGACTTGAGTTTCAACACATTCGATGACCACCCAATTCCTGAATTTTTTGgatcttttaaaaatttgcaaTATCTAAACCTCTCAAATGCTGGGTTTAGTGGTTCAGTTCCTCCAAATTTAGGAAACTTGTCTAGCTTGCAGTATCTTGATCTCGAGTCTTTGAGTTTACTTGTTGATAATCTTGCATGGGTAAAAGGTCTTGTCTCTCTAAAGCATCTTGTGATGAATGAAGTTGATCTTTCAGAGGTAGGATCAAACTGGATAAAGTCCCTGACCAAGCTCCCATTCTTAACTGAGTTGCATCTATCTGATTGTAGTTTATCTGGTACCATTCCACCTCTCATCTCTGTAAATTTAACTTCTCTTGCTGTCCTAAATCTCAGTTACaacaatttgaattcaaaaatacCTAATTGTCTTGTCAATGTTACTAGCCTTGTTGCTTTTGATATAACCTTAAATAACTTCTTTGGAAGAGTCCCACTCGGTTTTAGCAACCTTCCTAATTTGCAAAGTTTAATTCTTGGTAGTAACTACAATCTTACAGCAAGTTGCTGCCAATTGCTTAGAGGAAGATGGGAGAAGATAAGAGTTCTCGATTTAGGGGGGAATAAACTACATGGGAATCTTCCTGCTTCCATTGGAAACATGACATTTCTCACCCACTTGAATCTTGGTTCCAATAATGTTGAGGGTGAGATTCCAAGCTCTATTGGCAAACTCTGCAACCTGATGGATTTCTTAATGTCGGGTAATAACTTGAATGGAACTTTACCTGAATTCCTTGAAGGAATAAAAAATTGCCTTTCTAAAAGGCCACTGGCTAGTCTGTTAAACTTGGACTTGTCACAAAATCACTTGGTTGGTAAATTACCACAATGGCTTAGTCAGCTCAAGACTCTCGTTGGTCTTAATCTATCAAGGAATGAGCTAAACGGAACTTTGCCAGAAAGTTTGGGACAACTTCCTGATTTGTCTTCTCTCGATGTTTCTTCCAATCATTTGATGGGTATAGTTACTGAAACACATTTTTCAAAGCTAGCTAAGCTATACCGTTTGTCCCTATCTTCAAACTCTTTCACCGTGAATATCAGTTCCAGTTGGGTTCCCCCATTCCAACTCTGGTATCTTGATATGCATTCATGCCATTTGGGTCCTTCATTTCCTGCGTGGCTTAAGTCACAAAAGCAAGTCAGAACTTTGGATTTCTCAGATGCTAACATTTCTGGCTCCATACCCAACTGGTTTTGGGAACATTCCTCTAGCCTTTCATGGTTGAATGTTTCTTATAATCTGTTAGAAGGTCGTCTACCAAGTCCACTAAACTTAGCTTCAAATGCAGGGGTTGATTTCAGCTCAAACCTCTTCAAAGGGTCCATTCCTCTTTCAGCCGGCAAAATTTACTTTCTTGATgtctccaaaaataaattttctggtATTATTCCAGATAACATAAGTGGTTCCTTGGTTTACCTCTCTATTTCTGGAAACCAGATAAATGGAGAAATCCCAGCTTCCATAGGTAACAATCCTGGTCTTCAAGTCATTGATCTTTCTAATAACAACTTAACAGGAAGCATTCCATCAAGCTTTGCCAACTGTTTTTATATTATAGCACTAGACCTGAGTAACAACAATTTGTCTGGAAAAATCCCTGCCATCAAAGGTTACCTAAGTTTGCTTCAAACATTGCACCTAAATGACAATAAGTTCTCCGGAGTGATCCCGTCATCTTTCCAGAACTTAGCAAGTTTGGAAACACTGGATCTTGGAAACAACAGATTAATTGGTAGAATTCCACCATGGATTGGGAAAGGTTTCGAAAGACTGAGAATTCTTAGCTTGAGAGCCAATGCATTTTCAGGAGAACTTCCACCAGTGCTATCAAATTTAAGTTCGATACAAATTTTGGACCTGGCAAGAAATCAGTTCCATGGCAGCATTCCAGCTAGTTTTGGAGATTTCGAAGCTCTGAAACAGGAGCAAATCATAAACCATTATCTGCTTTATGGGATGTATGGGACTACCTATTATAAAGAAAACTTTGTTGTAACTCTGAAAGACCAGTCTCAGCGTTTCAGCAAGATCCTCTCCCTTTTAGTTGGCATAGATCTCTCAGGAAATAATTTGAGTGGAGATCTTCCAAGAGAGATAACAAAATTGTCAGGTTTGGTGTTTCTGAACTTGTCCAGAAACCATATCAGCGGACACATTCCCGAAAGCATTTCAAAGTTGGAGCAATTGTCATCACTTGATCTCTCAAGTAATAAGTTCTCAGGTGCTATTCCTCAAACTTTGGAATCACTCTCATTTTTGGGGTTCCTTAATTTGTCAAACAATAACTTCTCTGGTAGGATCCCTTATACAGATCACATGTCAACTTTTGATGCACCTTCTTTTGCTGGAAACACTGGCCTTTGTGGCATTCCACTTGATGTAAAATGTCcaagtgatgatgatgatgatgatgatgatgatccagAAAAGGGATTGACTACTCCAAAGGCTAATACAAGTGGTGACAGCTTTGTTGACCAATGGTTTTGCTTGAGCATTGGATTGGGATTTGCAGCGGGAATTCTTGTTCCTTATCTGGTAATCACGATGAAAAGGTCTTGGAGCGTAGCCTACTTCGATGCTGTTGAGAGAGTTTTAGATAGAATACTATATCTGTGGTTGAAATACAGAACCAGACAGCAGAGGAATCGAGGGAGTAACCAAAGAAGATGA